The segment TGTTCATCGCGTCTTGGGATGACCAGAGTATACACTGATGTTCAGTGCGTGTTATTGGGCGGGAGTATAAAGCGGGAAGCTAGCTCCTGATCCAGATGATGCTCGCCTGGCGTCCGCACACCTGCTCACGACGGTAGGAAAAGAACAGCTCCGGCAGGCTCATGGTGCACAGGTCCAGGGCATAGACATTGGCTGGGGGGATGCCTGCACTGACCAGTTGATCACGGGTCATGCGCCACAGGTTGGCGCATTGGGTCTGCCGATCATACCAGTCCTCGAAGGAAGAGCCGAACTCCTGACCGAAGTTCGTGAACTCGCTCTTGCCCGGTCCCAGGCTCGGGCCGCGCACGGCCATGACGTCGGAAGCGGAGATGTCATATTCCTCACAAAAGTCTCGTACGCCCGTAGCAGGAAATTTAAGAACATTTCCCCGCCAGCCTGCGTGCAGTGCGGCGATATGTTTGCCACTTTTGTGAGCCAGCAGGATGGGTTGGCAGTCCGCAGTCTTGATCACCAGTGCCAGCCCTGGACGGGTGGTGGCTAGGCCGTCGGCCTCAAGGGTGCCCGGTTCTTCGATGGAGCCCGGTTCCGGGTCGAAGATGATTTGTTGACCATGGACCTGGCGGACCTCCTGCCAATATTCGAATCCCAAAGCGTCTTGAAGGTGCTTGCGGTTTGCCCGCACCGAGGCTTTGTCGTCGCCCACATCGAGGGATATATTGTTGCTGCCAAAGGGGCCGGAATCCTTGCCGCGCAGTCCGAAGGCGCAGCCGATATTCTGCAGGCCGGGAAAAACAAAGGGAAGATAGTTCATATCCATATGGTTTCATTCTCCGTGATGATCGCGTGGACCGGGACGTCCCATGTGTCATGCGGTAGATTCTGTTGAACCTGGAATCCATAGGCCAGCCCGATGAGCACTGCATTGGGAGCCTGTTTTGCTGAGAGAAAGCGGTCATAGAATCCAGCCCCGAAACCGAGCCTGAATCCTTGCCGATCAAATCCAACTCCGGGAATCAGAATCAGATCAGGGTTGACGTCAAGAAGGGCGGCGCAATTCTCGGGGGCTGGTTCCGGGATGCCGTACAACCCCGGTCGCAGGTCCTCCATGCAGGTCGCGCAGGCGATATCCATGAGACCTGGTTCCTGAGGGCGACAACGAGGCAACAAAACCCTGATTCCATGCAGCCACAATTCGTCCAGCAGCGGGCTGACATCGACCTCTCCTCTAATGGGCATGTAGGTCAATATTTCGCGAGCCGTGGTCCAGGCCGGTGTTTCGCGTAATCGCTCAAGAATGGCAGTGGACAGCTTCTGCCTAAGGGCTTCGGGCTGTTCGGCTCGCTGCTGAATCAGGCTTTTTCGCAACTGGTTTTTCGAGTCAGTGTTTTGGGTCATGGGCCTTGCGTGGCAGGTGTCGGGTATCATACAGTTCCATGTCACGCACGGCGGACGGTCCGTCGGCGTGCTTATTCCTGTAACTGTTTGGGCTGAAACTGAAAAGAGAATGTCTTTGAAAAATCGAGACGAATGTTGGATCGGCGTGGGTGATATCCACGGGCAGGCTCAAAATATTTCCAGAATTCCCGGGGTGACGGACGCCAGAGGGGTTATTATGTCGGGTGATATGACCACCCATGGCAGCGTGGATGACGCCCGCCGCGTGATGGACGTTTTGCAAAAGGCCAATCCTGTTGTACTGGCTCAGATTGGCAACATGGATAGTCCGGGCATCTCCGGTTGGCTTGAGGAAAAAGGGGTGAATATTCACGCCGAAGCCCGAGAATTGGCCCCCGGGTTTGGACTGATCGGAGTGGGGTGGTCGGCGCCGACGCCTTTTGGGACCCCTTGTGAAGTTCCGGATGCCACTTTGGGGCACTGGTTGAACGCTGTGCATGCCCGCGCCAGTGATTGGAAGAGATTGCTGCTGGTCGTGCATACACCCCCATACGGAACCAGGGTTGATGATCTTGGCGGAGGCCGCCATGTAGGCAGCCCTGCGGTGCGCGAGTTCATCGAGCGGGTCCAGCCGGATGCCTGTCTGACAGGCCATATCCATGAAAGCCGTGCTCTGGACTATGTGGGGAAGACTCCGGTGGTCAACCCCGGAATGCTGGCTCACGGTGGTTATGCGCAAATCAGATTGACCGCAGATGAATTGTCCATCGAGCTG is part of the Desulfovibrio ferrophilus genome and harbors:
- a CDS encoding polyphenol oxidase family protein, whose protein sequence is MDMNYLPFVFPGLQNIGCAFGLRGKDSGPFGSNNISLDVGDDKASVRANRKHLQDALGFEYWQEVRQVHGQQIIFDPEPGSIEEPGTLEADGLATTRPGLALVIKTADCQPILLAHKSGKHIAALHAGWRGNVLKFPATGVRDFCEEYDISASDVMAVRGPSLGPGKSEFTNFGQEFGSSFEDWYDRQTQCANLWRMTRDQLVSAGIPPANVYALDLCTMSLPELFFSYRREQVCGRQASIIWIRS
- a CDS encoding 5-formyltetrahydrofolate cyclo-ligase: MTQNTDSKNQLRKSLIQQRAEQPEALRQKLSTAILERLRETPAWTTAREILTYMPIRGEVDVSPLLDELWLHGIRVLLPRCRPQEPGLMDIACATCMEDLRPGLYGIPEPAPENCAALLDVNPDLILIPGVGFDRQGFRLGFGAGFYDRFLSAKQAPNAVLIGLAYGFQVQQNLPHDTWDVPVHAIITENETIWI
- a CDS encoding metallophosphoesterase family protein → MSLKNRDECWIGVGDIHGQAQNISRIPGVTDARGVIMSGDMTTHGSVDDARRVMDVLQKANPVVLAQIGNMDSPGISGWLEEKGVNIHAEARELAPGFGLIGVGWSAPTPFGTPCEVPDATLGHWLNAVHARASDWKRLLLVVHTPPYGTRVDDLGGGRHVGSPAVREFIERVQPDACLTGHIHESRALDYVGKTPVVNPGMLAHGGYAQIRLTADELSIELKTL